A DNA window from Camelina sativa cultivar DH55 chromosome 17, Cs, whole genome shotgun sequence contains the following coding sequences:
- the LOC104754399 gene encoding glutathione S-transferase F4 isoform X1, which translates to MDCLQIVFKLLPNWKREAEVKKIGYKVHGDPFSTNTRRVLAVLHEKGLSYEPITVKLQTGEHQSESFLSLNPFGQVPVFEDRNIKLSESRAITQYIAYVHSPRGTQLLNLQSHETMAILTMWMEIEAHQFDPPASKLTWEQVIKPLYGLETDHTVVKENEANLEKVLNVYEKRLQESRFLACNSFTLVDLHHLPNIQYLLGTPTKRLFKNRPKVHKWVDEITSREAWKMACDQEKSWFNKQRRN; encoded by the exons atggactgCTTACAGATAGTGTTCAAGTTATTGCCAAACTGGAAGCGTGAGGCAGAAGTAAAAAAGATCG GTTACAAGGTTCATGGCGATCCTTTCTCAACCAACACAAGGCGTGTCCTCGCTGTTCTCCATGAGAAAGGACTCTCTTACGAACCCATTACCGTCAAATTGCAAACCGGTGAACACCAAAGTGAATCTTTCCTCTCTCTCAAC CCATTTGGTCAAGTCCCCGTTTTTGAAGATAGAAATATTAAGCTGTCCG AGTCTCGGGCCATCACACAATACATCGCATATGTTCATAGCCCAAGAGGCACACAGCTTTTGAATCTTCAAAGCCACGAGACAATGGCAATACTGACAATGTGGATGGAAATCGAAGCTCATCAGTTTGATCCACCCGCATCGAAACTCACTTGGGAACAAGTCATTAAGCCTCTCTACGGTCTAGAGACTGACCATACGGTTGTCAAAGAGAACGAGGCTAATTTAGAGAAGGTTCTAAATGTCTACGAGAAACGACTCCAAGAATCTAGATTCTTGGCTTGTAATAGCTTTACTTTGGTTGATCTCCATCACCTACCAAATATACAATACCTTTTGGGAACTCCAACGAAAAGATTGTTCAAAAATCGACCTAAAGTGCATAAGTGGGTGGATGAGATTACGAGTAGAGAGGCTTGGAAGATGGCTTGCGATCAAGAGAAATCTTGGTTTAATAAGCAGAGGAGGAACTAA
- the LOC104754399 gene encoding glutathione S-transferase F4 isoform X2, producing the protein MAILSQPTQGVSSLFSMRKDSLTNPLPSNCKPVNTKVNLSSLSTHLVKSPFLKIEILSCPVKSRAITQYIAYVHSPRGTQLLNLQSHETMAILTMWMEIEAHQFDPPASKLTWEQVIKPLYGLETDHTVVKENEANLEKVLNVYEKRLQESRFLACNSFTLVDLHHLPNIQYLLGTPTKRLFKNRPKVHKWVDEITSREAWKMACDQEKSWFNKQRRN; encoded by the exons ATGGCGATCCTTTCTCAACCAACACAAGGCGTGTCCTCGCTGTTCTCCATGAGAAAGGACTCTCTTACGAACCCATTACCGTCAAATTGCAAACCGGTGAACACCAAAGTGAATCTTTCCTCTCTCTCAAC CCATTTGGTCAAGTCCCCGTTTTTGAAGATAGAAATATTAAGCTGTCCGGTGA AGTCTCGGGCCATCACACAATACATCGCATATGTTCATAGCCCAAGAGGCACACAGCTTTTGAATCTTCAAAGCCACGAGACAATGGCAATACTGACAATGTGGATGGAAATCGAAGCTCATCAGTTTGATCCACCCGCATCGAAACTCACTTGGGAACAAGTCATTAAGCCTCTCTACGGTCTAGAGACTGACCATACGGTTGTCAAAGAGAACGAGGCTAATTTAGAGAAGGTTCTAAATGTCTACGAGAAACGACTCCAAGAATCTAGATTCTTGGCTTGTAATAGCTTTACTTTGGTTGATCTCCATCACCTACCAAATATACAATACCTTTTGGGAACTCCAACGAAAAGATTGTTCAAAAATCGACCTAAAGTGCATAAGTGGGTGGATGAGATTACGAGTAGAGAGGCTTGGAAGATGGCTTGCGATCAAGAGAAATCTTGGTTTAATAAGCAGAGGAGGAACTAA
- the LOC104754400 gene encoding uncharacterized protein LOC104754400 isoform X3 has protein sequence MWRRSNLPGNLDSDQSISEEEEEEHINVGSGEIENAKEEGGLLLQTKLEKLIGCGEQNNYARETGFVSLEATIRKISSSLEDDDVDVPDSPEESYLASSRRTRLVCVSAQESGSDDEIQHDDQQVATWSTISKETKSLIHLNGNAPVSSSHLSGFRAKRGSKVIKDHVRPKFSFHSHTPGETLSKISDMAEDFEPAADEAIEEDPIAECPNDFDETSESRQGISVAESREVLHGFTEVLDIPPHKIRLIKRTSKLHNRHERKSQKFSHKGTSSNIQDSDTGDELPGPMDCGSSSDDEPSYQTPVPNIFNQKKQFVGDRFDEAIKASSLSKEGLLFGSPKLSGGSSLYGKLQQIMKQEKETEMEITKKLQGGIGQPDASSYVDVKIMSRHLEGKLVVCKCSVIDLFGDSLLLKNTQALAANETETRVLFSTKVCADVDIEIGNCIRLYAPWKELEVKKSNDVVILSSYFSSL, from the exons ATGTGGCGGCGAAGTAACTTACCG GGGAATTTAGATTCCGATCAAAGCATATCAG aggaagaagaagaagagcacatCAATGTTGGTTCGGGAGAAATTGAGAATGCTAAGGAAGAG GGGGGATTACTACTTCAAACAAAGCTCGAAAAACTCATag GTTGTGGTGAACAAAACAATTATGCTAGGGAAACCGGTTTTGTGTCTCTGGAAGCAACT ATACGGAAGATATCATCCTCTCTTGAGGATGACGACGTTGATGTTCCTGATTCCCCTGAGGAGAGTTATCTTGCTTCTTCCAGAAGAACAAGATTGGTATGCGTATCTGCTCAGGAAAGTGGGTCAGATGATGAG ATTCAACATGACGACCAACAGGTGGCAACGTGGTCCACTATAAGTAAAGAAACCAAGTCACTAATCCATTTGAATGGTAACGCTCCAGTCTCATCATCCCATCTATCTGGATTCAGGGCCAAGAGAGGTAGTAAAG TTATTAAAGATCATGTGAGGCCAAAATTTTCGTTTCACTCACATACTCCTGGAGAAACGTTATCCAAGATAAGTGATATGGCTGAAGATTTTGAGCCTGCTGCTGATGAGGCCATAGAAGAGGATCCAATTGCTGAATGTCCCAACGATTTTGATGAAACATCAGAAAGCAGACAAGGTATTTCTGTTGCTGAGTCAAGAGAGGTTCTGCATGGGTTCACTGAGGTTTTAGACATTCCTCCACATAAGATTAGACTGATAAAAAGAACCTCTAAACTG CACAACAGACATGAAAGAAAATCTCAGAAATTTTCTCATAAGGGAACCTCATCTAACATTCAAGATAGTGATACTGGTGACGAGCTACCTGGACCCATGGATTGTGGATCATCAAGCGATGATGAG CCTAGTTATCAAACCCCAGTGCCAAACATTTTCAACCAGAAGAAACAATTTGTTGGAGACCGGTTTGATGAAGCAATAAAAGCTTCCTCTTTGAGCAAGGAAGGTCTTTTGTTCGGTTCACCTAAATTATCAGG TGGCTCTAGTCTATATGGCAAGCTACAACAGAtaatgaaacaagaaaaagagacgGAGATGGAAATCACGAAGAAATTGCAGGGGGGAATTGGACAACCAG ATGCGTCAAGCTATGTTGATGTAAAAATCATGTCAAGACACTTGGAGGGAAAGCTTGTCGTGTGCAAATGCTCTGTTATTGACCTTTTTGGG gACTCACTATTGCTCAAGAACACACAAGCCCTTGCCGCCAACGAGACAGAAACAAGAGTTCTCTTTAGTACAAAAGTTTGTGCGGATGTTGATATCGAAATAGGGAACTGTATCCGACTATATGCGCCATG GAAGGAATTGGAAGTGAAGAAAAGCAATGATGTGGTTATTTTGTCTTCATATTTCTCAAGTTTGTAA
- the LOC104754400 gene encoding uncharacterized protein LOC104754400 isoform X5, with the protein MWPSENAKEEGGLLLQTKLEKLIGCGEQNNYARETGFVSLEATIRKISSSLEDDDVDVPDSPEESYLASSRRTRLVCVSAQESGSDDEIQHDDQQVATWSTISKETKSLIHLNGNAPVSSSHLSGFRAKRGSKVIKDHVRPKFSFHSHTPGETLSKISDMAEDFEPAADEAIEEDPIAECPNDFDETSESRQGISVAESREVLHGFTEVLDIPPHKIRLIKRTSKLHNRHERKSQKFSHKGTSSNIQDSDTGDELPGPMDCGSSSDDEPSYQTPVPNIFNQKKQFVGDRFDEAIKASSLSKEGLLFGSPKLSGGSSLYGKLQQIMKQEKETEMEITKKLQGGIGQPDASSYVDVKIMSRHLEGKLVVCKCSVIDLFGDSLLLKNTQALAANETETRVLFSTKVCADVDIEIGNCIRLYAPWKELEVKKSNDVVILSSYFSSL; encoded by the exons GTTGTGGTGAACAAAACAATTATGCTAGGGAAACCGGTTTTGTGTCTCTGGAAGCAACT ATACGGAAGATATCATCCTCTCTTGAGGATGACGACGTTGATGTTCCTGATTCCCCTGAGGAGAGTTATCTTGCTTCTTCCAGAAGAACAAGATTGGTATGCGTATCTGCTCAGGAAAGTGGGTCAGATGATGAG ATTCAACATGACGACCAACAGGTGGCAACGTGGTCCACTATAAGTAAAGAAACCAAGTCACTAATCCATTTGAATGGTAACGCTCCAGTCTCATCATCCCATCTATCTGGATTCAGGGCCAAGAGAGGTAGTAAAG TTATTAAAGATCATGTGAGGCCAAAATTTTCGTTTCACTCACATACTCCTGGAGAAACGTTATCCAAGATAAGTGATATGGCTGAAGATTTTGAGCCTGCTGCTGATGAGGCCATAGAAGAGGATCCAATTGCTGAATGTCCCAACGATTTTGATGAAACATCAGAAAGCAGACAAGGTATTTCTGTTGCTGAGTCAAGAGAGGTTCTGCATGGGTTCACTGAGGTTTTAGACATTCCTCCACATAAGATTAGACTGATAAAAAGAACCTCTAAACTG CACAACAGACATGAAAGAAAATCTCAGAAATTTTCTCATAAGGGAACCTCATCTAACATTCAAGATAGTGATACTGGTGACGAGCTACCTGGACCCATGGATTGTGGATCATCAAGCGATGATGAG CCTAGTTATCAAACCCCAGTGCCAAACATTTTCAACCAGAAGAAACAATTTGTTGGAGACCGGTTTGATGAAGCAATAAAAGCTTCCTCTTTGAGCAAGGAAGGTCTTTTGTTCGGTTCACCTAAATTATCAGG TGGCTCTAGTCTATATGGCAAGCTACAACAGAtaatgaaacaagaaaaagagacgGAGATGGAAATCACGAAGAAATTGCAGGGGGGAATTGGACAACCAG ATGCGTCAAGCTATGTTGATGTAAAAATCATGTCAAGACACTTGGAGGGAAAGCTTGTCGTGTGCAAATGCTCTGTTATTGACCTTTTTGGG gACTCACTATTGCTCAAGAACACACAAGCCCTTGCCGCCAACGAGACAGAAACAAGAGTTCTCTTTAGTACAAAAGTTTGTGCGGATGTTGATATCGAAATAGGGAACTGTATCCGACTATATGCGCCATG GAAGGAATTGGAAGTGAAGAAAAGCAATGATGTGGTTATTTTGTCTTCATATTTCTCAAGTTTGTAA